A stretch of Pseudolysobacter antarcticus DNA encodes these proteins:
- a CDS encoding glycosyltransferase family 9 protein: MNPVTEIADTSAARRGAALSPIVVRFGALGDLILLTPLLHLLHRRYGKPCQLIGSGGWMQPLFTRHPDVDSTWLVRSRRRPYVLDSSQWRLVSALRENPQSPVYVCDDHALDKVRWLLRRGGVSKQRCVFASEHRDQQGEHWNDRWMHLGRLNPPAFNAGEYPWQPEDLLPAPKLAIDAVDRSDRDAWVQQHGLQNHDFLLLQIGNKRTFKRGRLGQFGDSKAWPIERWVGLLQALHTQLPQTRLILCGSPQEATLLSDVEKASQLKCVQVAATDLPLRRLFSLLEIARGMISIDTGPAHAAAALGCPLLVLYGAAPPAMWKPRSPTGSDVVTLGGPPLSDHVENITLETVLAAWKTIRLRKPLADA; encoded by the coding sequence ATGAATCCAGTCACCGAGATTGCCGATACCTCTGCCGCACGGAGAGGCGCGGCTTTATCTCCCATCGTCGTACGCTTCGGCGCGCTCGGCGACCTGATCCTGCTGACACCGTTGCTGCATTTGCTGCACCGACGTTATGGCAAGCCGTGCCAGTTGATTGGCTCGGGCGGATGGATGCAACCGCTGTTTACGCGTCATCCCGATGTCGATTCGACGTGGCTTGTGCGCAGTCGGCGACGTCCGTATGTGCTCGATTCCAGCCAGTGGCGGCTGGTGTCTGCATTGCGCGAAAATCCGCAAAGTCCGGTATATGTTTGCGACGATCACGCCCTCGATAAAGTGCGCTGGCTGTTGCGCCGTGGCGGGGTATCCAAGCAACGCTGTGTATTTGCGAGCGAGCATCGCGATCAGCAAGGAGAGCACTGGAATGACCGCTGGATGCATCTCGGCCGACTGAACCCGCCAGCGTTCAACGCGGGCGAATACCCATGGCAACCTGAAGATTTGCTGCCTGCACCGAAATTGGCTATCGATGCGGTCGATCGCAGCGATCGCGATGCCTGGGTGCAACAGCACGGCTTGCAAAATCACGATTTTCTGTTGCTTCAGATCGGCAACAAACGCACGTTCAAACGAGGTCGGCTCGGGCAATTCGGCGATTCGAAAGCGTGGCCGATCGAGCGCTGGGTCGGACTGTTACAGGCACTGCACACACAGTTGCCGCAGACGCGATTAATCCTGTGTGGATCACCGCAGGAAGCGACGCTGCTAAGCGACGTAGAAAAAGCATCGCAACTGAAGTGTGTGCAAGTCGCGGCCACGGATTTGCCGTTGCGACGATTATTCAGTCTGCTCGAAATCGCGCGCGGAATGATATCCATCGATACCGGTCCGGCGCATGCCGCAGCCGCGCTAGGCTGCCCGCTGCTGGTTTTGTATGGCGCAGCGCCGCCGGCAATGTGGAAACCTCGCAGCCCGACCGGTAGCGATGTGGTGACGTTGGGCGGACCACCGCTATCCGATCATGTCGAGAACATAACCCTGGAAACCGTATTGGCAGCGTGGAAAACCATTCGATTGCGCAAGCCCTTGGCTGACGCCTGA
- a CDS encoding sensor histidine kinase yields the protein MSNRSWRWNYESRILLGALFATLPALIALAAALWLATNDVTRTVAIWGGVAVLTIGLSIVVRRNAVYPLYTLSNLLEALREGDYSLRGSRARRGDAIGEVVLEINALAQTLREQRLAVEEKSALLAKVIATLDIAVLAFDADGHIKLANPAAERLLAANANELAAQTALSLGLQDCLAITDVRVLERSFASGSGRWEVRHARFRENSRSHDLLVISDLSRALREEERLAWQRLLRVLGHELNNSLAPIRSMAGTLSKLTDREPLPDDWREDVQGGLRVIGARAEALARFMARYTQLARLPPPSPRAIEFGALAHRAALLEQRVVVSIDAGPALQLDVDPDQIEQALINLIKNAADAALDGGARVSLRWRRNDAELHIEVIDDGPGLPPSENLFVPFFTTKPDGSGIGLVLARQIIEAHGGTLTLENRHDARGCIARLHLPAPAL from the coding sequence CACAAATGATGTCACCCGCACTGTCGCGATCTGGGGTGGCGTAGCCGTTTTGACGATCGGCCTCAGCATCGTCGTGCGACGCAACGCGGTGTATCCGCTGTACACCTTGTCGAACCTGCTCGAAGCCTTGCGTGAAGGCGACTACAGCCTGCGCGGATCACGCGCGCGCCGCGGTGATGCGATCGGCGAAGTGGTGCTCGAAATCAACGCGCTCGCACAGACCTTGCGCGAACAACGCCTCGCCGTCGAAGAAAAAAGCGCGCTGCTGGCGAAGGTGATCGCCACACTCGATATCGCGGTGCTGGCGTTCGATGCCGATGGCCACATCAAGCTGGCCAACCCGGCGGCGGAACGCCTGCTCGCCGCGAACGCCAATGAGCTGGCCGCGCAGACCGCGCTATCGCTCGGGCTGCAGGATTGCCTAGCGATCACCGACGTGCGCGTGCTCGAACGCAGCTTCGCCAGTGGCAGCGGACGCTGGGAAGTGCGGCATGCGCGTTTTCGCGAGAACAGTCGTTCGCACGATCTGCTCGTGATCAGCGATCTAAGTCGCGCGCTGCGCGAGGAAGAACGCCTCGCTTGGCAACGTTTGCTGCGCGTGCTCGGCCACGAGCTCAACAACTCGCTCGCGCCGATCCGCTCGATGGCCGGTACCTTGTCGAAACTCACCGATCGCGAGCCGCTGCCCGATGACTGGCGCGAAGATGTGCAAGGCGGCTTGCGCGTGATCGGCGCGCGTGCCGAAGCACTCGCGCGTTTCATGGCGCGCTACACGCAACTCGCGCGCTTGCCGCCACCGAGTCCGCGCGCGATCGAATTCGGTGCGCTGGCGCATCGTGCCGCGTTGCTCGAACAACGCGTTGTGGTGAGCATCGATGCCGGCCCGGCATTGCAACTCGACGTCGATCCCGACCAGATAGAACAGGCGTTGATCAACCTGATTAAGAACGCTGCCGATGCCGCACTCGATGGCGGCGCGCGCGTGAGTCTGCGCTGGCGCCGGAACGATGCGGAATTGCATATCGAAGTGATCGACGACGGCCCTGGCCTACCGCCGAGTGAAAACTTGTTCGTACCGTTTTTCACGACCAAGCCTGATGGCTCCGGCATCGGCTTGGTGCTCGCACGGCAAATCATCGAAGCGCATGGCGGCACACTCACGCTGGAAAATCGGCACGATGCGCGCGGCTGCATCGCACGTCTGCATTTGCCCGCACCGGCGCTCTGA
- a CDS encoding efflux RND transporter periplasmic adaptor subunit — MNTKWIGNLLLFLLSTNVFAQDSKTSESAAASPLTISAATQQQLGIATAIAEKRAMTDELRAPGEVKANAYATTLVSPRIPAQIVGRHARLGETVKVGQALVTLSSVDVAEAQSALIVSEREWQRMQALGADAISGKRYGEAQIGRDQARAKLRAYGVGDGEIALLLQRGSASATGEFTLVAIQAGRIASDEFIVGERVEPGKILFTVTDENTVWVEAQLAPDVAERVTPGATVRIVGHGQSHVGKVVQLMHHTREASRTTPVRIEVGNDGDRLHTGEFVETFIATTASAQTLVVPTDAIVQLQGQAVVFAEKTGGHFEVLPILAGEVRGEFTVVRQGLDIGTRIVSKGAYVLKARLLKSQLGEE; from the coding sequence ATGAACACAAAATGGATAGGCAATCTGCTGCTCTTTCTCTTGAGCACAAACGTTTTCGCGCAAGATTCCAAAACCAGTGAAAGCGCCGCGGCCAGCCCGCTGACAATCAGCGCTGCCACGCAACAACAGCTTGGCATCGCCACTGCGATCGCTGAAAAGCGCGCCATGACAGACGAGCTGCGCGCGCCGGGCGAGGTCAAGGCCAACGCTTACGCGACGACGCTGGTTTCGCCGCGCATCCCCGCGCAAATCGTGGGCCGGCATGCCCGGCTTGGCGAAACGGTGAAAGTCGGACAGGCGCTGGTCACGCTATCGAGTGTGGATGTGGCGGAGGCGCAGAGCGCGCTGATCGTGAGCGAACGCGAATGGCAGCGTATGCAGGCGCTCGGCGCCGATGCGATATCCGGCAAGCGTTATGGCGAGGCGCAAATCGGTCGCGACCAGGCACGCGCGAAGCTGCGCGCTTATGGTGTCGGCGATGGCGAAATCGCCTTGTTGTTGCAGCGTGGATCAGCGAGTGCGACTGGCGAATTCACCTTGGTAGCGATACAAGCCGGCCGCATTGCCAGCGATGAATTTATCGTCGGCGAGCGCGTCGAACCCGGCAAGATTCTATTTACCGTGACCGATGAAAACACGGTGTGGGTGGAAGCGCAGCTCGCGCCCGATGTGGCCGAAAGAGTAACGCCAGGCGCGACCGTGCGCATTGTCGGACACGGCCAGTCGCATGTCGGCAAGGTGGTGCAGTTGATGCATCACACGCGCGAGGCATCGCGCACTACGCCGGTACGCATCGAAGTCGGCAACGATGGCGATCGACTGCACACGGGCGAATTTGTCGAGACGTTTATCGCCACCACGGCCAGCGCGCAAACGTTGGTCGTGCCGACCGATGCGATCGTGCAATTGCAGGGACAGGCGGTGGTATTCGCGGAAAAAACCGGCGGGCACTTCGAAGTTTTGCCGATCCTCGCGGGCGAAGTCCGCGGCGAATTTACTGTCGTGAGACAAGGTCTCGATATCGGTACGCGCATAGTCAGCAAGGGTGCATACGTATTGAAAGCGCGATTGTTGAAATCGCAGCTGGGAGAAGAGTGA
- a CDS encoding efflux RND transporter permease subunit, whose translation MLNRLVELSLRYKILVLIVFVVIALFGYRAVRHVPIDAFPDVTPVQVNIYTESPGLAAEDVEQLLTFPVESTMAGLPKVQEIRSVSLFGLSYISVYFADDMDVYFARQLVNERLQEVGDRLPSGYGKPGMGPNTSGLGQVFWYTVERADSKLADTISDMDLRTAQDWTVRLMLRTAPGVDDVTSWGGGERQFQVQIDPLKLIKHQLDFKRVMEALQDNNGQVGGNSITVGREQYLVRGLGLVKNAEDIGAIVLKSEDGNPVYMRDVAQILPGAAARFGAVTRDGNEVVLGMALARIGENAKSVVAGVKAKLEAVRSALPPGIVLKPIYDRTDLVDQAVSTAVRALIEGALLVALILFLFLGELRSALVVIVTLPMAMLIAFIGMDKMGLSANLMSLAGLAIGIGMMVDGAVVMIENVFRLMAERRAHGEPVDRTATVLAAAREVANPIAFAIGIIVVVFLPLFSLEGLEGKLFKPMAITISLAMAGSLLLSLTLVPVLASLILRPGEEKDTRLVAWLKRRYLPLLGWALGHKRLTLAIAGIALIFSLVLFPFLGKEFMPQLQEGSIMWRVTSIPSTSLDESIAVSKTIADAFKKFPEVETTLAMIGRAEKGETADVNYMEIYTALKPPQTWKTGRDIGALERAMQQTLAEVVPNTVPSFTQPIQMRVEELISGVRATLALKLYGEDLRELDRQSQALKAVLAKIPGVADLSLEANLGKPQIKITADREALARYGLNAQDVLTIVRNGIGGEPISTLLDGIKRFAISVRLDDASKASVESIRQIPLRSSSGAIVALGQVAEISVTEGYSFVRREQLQRYAVIQMDVRGRDIDGFVKEANAAIEQQVKLPAGYWTEWGGAFANQQRAMAKLALILPATIFFIFVLLYTAFNSLRHAVLILANVPFATIGGIFALALTRQYLSVPSAIGFIAVFGVAMLNGIVLVSFLNELRSRGLSIREAVVRGTALRLRPVLMTASVAILGIVPMFLASGVGAETQRPLAAVVIGGLLTSTLLTLVLLPVLYEWLELRAERRAITPP comes from the coding sequence ATGCTGAATCGTCTGGTCGAATTGTCGTTGCGCTACAAAATTCTGGTGCTGATCGTATTTGTCGTGATCGCGTTGTTCGGTTATCGCGCGGTGCGCCACGTGCCGATTGACGCCTTCCCCGACGTGACGCCGGTGCAGGTGAATATCTACACCGAATCGCCTGGCCTCGCCGCCGAGGATGTCGAACAACTGCTGACGTTCCCGGTCGAGTCGACGATGGCCGGCTTGCCAAAGGTGCAGGAAATCCGCTCGGTGAGTTTGTTTGGATTGTCGTATATCTCGGTATATTTCGCCGACGATATGGACGTCTATTTCGCGCGCCAGCTCGTCAACGAGCGGCTGCAAGAAGTCGGTGATCGCCTGCCGTCCGGCTATGGCAAGCCGGGCATGGGGCCGAATACTTCCGGACTCGGCCAAGTGTTCTGGTACACGGTGGAGCGTGCCGACAGCAAGCTCGCCGACACGATCAGCGACATGGATTTGCGCACCGCGCAGGATTGGACGGTGCGGCTGATGTTGCGCACCGCGCCGGGGGTCGACGATGTCACTTCATGGGGCGGCGGCGAGCGCCAATTTCAGGTGCAGATCGATCCGCTCAAACTGATCAAGCACCAGCTCGATTTCAAGCGGGTGATGGAAGCACTTCAGGATAACAACGGCCAAGTCGGCGGCAATTCGATCACCGTCGGCCGCGAGCAATATCTGGTGCGCGGCCTGGGCCTCGTGAAAAACGCCGAGGACATCGGCGCGATCGTGCTCAAGAGTGAGGATGGCAATCCGGTGTACATGCGTGATGTCGCGCAGATCCTGCCCGGCGCCGCCGCGCGCTTCGGCGCGGTCACACGCGATGGCAACGAGGTCGTGCTCGGCATGGCGCTCGCGCGTATCGGCGAGAATGCAAAATCGGTGGTCGCAGGAGTGAAGGCGAAACTCGAAGCCGTGCGCAGCGCATTGCCGCCTGGCATCGTGCTCAAGCCGATTTACGACCGCACCGATCTCGTCGACCAAGCCGTGAGCACAGCAGTGCGCGCGTTGATCGAAGGCGCGTTGTTGGTCGCGCTGATCCTGTTTCTTTTTCTCGGCGAATTGCGTTCGGCACTGGTGGTGATCGTGACCTTGCCGATGGCGATGTTGATTGCGTTCATCGGCATGGACAAGATGGGCTTGTCGGCCAACCTGATGTCGCTCGCCGGGCTGGCGATCGGCATCGGCATGATGGTCGACGGCGCCGTGGTGATGATCGAAAACGTATTCCGGCTGATGGCCGAACGACGCGCGCACGGCGAACCGGTCGATCGAACTGCCACGGTACTCGCGGCTGCGCGCGAGGTCGCCAATCCGATCGCATTTGCCATCGGCATCATCGTCGTCGTATTCCTGCCGCTGTTCAGTCTTGAAGGTCTGGAGGGCAAGCTGTTCAAGCCGATGGCGATCACGATCAGCCTGGCGATGGCGGGTTCGTTGCTGTTGTCGCTGACGCTGGTGCCTGTGCTCGCATCGCTGATTTTGCGGCCCGGCGAAGAGAAAGATACGCGACTGGTTGCGTGGTTGAAGCGCCGTTATTTGCCGCTGCTGGGATGGGCGCTCGGACACAAGCGCTTGACGCTCGCTATCGCTGGTATCGCACTGATTTTCAGCCTCGTGCTATTCCCGTTTCTCGGCAAGGAATTCATGCCGCAATTGCAGGAAGGTTCGATCATGTGGCGGGTCACTTCGATCCCGTCGACATCACTCGATGAATCGATCGCAGTATCAAAAACCATTGCCGATGCGTTCAAGAAATTTCCCGAGGTCGAAACCACGCTGGCGATGATCGGGCGCGCCGAGAAAGGCGAAACCGCCGACGTCAACTACATGGAAATCTACACCGCGCTCAAACCGCCGCAGACATGGAAAACCGGTCGCGATATCGGCGCGCTCGAACGTGCGATGCAGCAGACGCTGGCTGAGGTGGTGCCGAATACGGTGCCGAGTTTTACCCAGCCGATCCAGATGCGTGTCGAGGAATTGATCTCCGGCGTGCGCGCGACGCTGGCGTTGAAACTGTATGGCGAAGATCTGCGCGAACTCGATCGGCAAAGCCAGGCGCTCAAAGCAGTGCTGGCGAAAATTCCCGGCGTGGCCGATCTTTCGCTGGAAGCGAATCTCGGCAAACCGCAAATCAAGATAACGGCGGATCGCGAGGCACTCGCTCGTTACGGATTAAATGCGCAGGACGTGCTGACCATCGTGCGCAACGGTATCGGCGGCGAACCGATCAGCACCCTACTGGACGGCATCAAGCGTTTTGCGATTTCGGTACGGCTGGACGATGCATCAAAGGCCTCGGTCGAATCGATTCGGCAGATTCCGCTGCGCAGTTCGAGCGGTGCGATCGTGGCGCTCGGCCAAGTTGCCGAGATTAGCGTGACCGAAGGTTATTCTTTCGTGCGCCGTGAGCAGCTGCAGCGCTACGCGGTGATCCAGATGGACGTGCGAGGTCGTGACATTGACGGCTTCGTGAAAGAGGCCAATGCCGCCATCGAACAGCAGGTGAAGTTGCCCGCTGGTTACTGGACCGAATGGGGCGGCGCGTTTGCCAACCAGCAACGCGCGATGGCGAAGCTGGCGCTGATCTTACCGGCGACAATCTTTTTCATCTTCGTATTGCTCTACACCGCGTTCAATTCGCTGCGCCACGCCGTGCTGATCCTGGCCAACGTGCCGTTCGCAACAATCGGTGGCATTTTTGCACTGGCGCTCACGCGGCAATATCTGTCGGTGCCGTCGGCGATCGGATTTATCGCGGTGTTCGGCGTGGCGATGTTGAACGGCATCGTGCTCGTGAGTTTCCTCAACGAGTTGCGTAGTCGCGGATTGTCGATTCGCGAAGCGGTCGTGCGTGGCACCGCGCTGCGCCTGCGTCCGGTGTTGATGACGGCGAGCGTGGCGATACTCGGCATCGTGCCGATGTTTCTCGCCTCCGGCGTCGGCGCAGAAACGCAGCGTCCGCTCGCCGCCGTGGTGATCGGCGGATTGCTCACCTCGACCTTGCTCACGCTGGTGTTGTTGCCGGTGCTGTACGAATGGTTGGAACTCCGCGCAGAACGGCGCGCGATAACTCCGCCATGA
- a CDS encoding TolC family protein, which produces MSSPVRARRRACWAFVFASACFTAAVLAQSNSSAVTSSDSATALIEAPPALSHALREVWARNPAVQAAQAKVAAQYARADAAQQPLYNPEIEVLAQRADVNTRSVGISQAIDWSGKRRARADVGDAELRAAEAERDQVLQQIGLQWLSGFSAYQVAAAQVALGNERIRLLQQFADLAQRRFAAGDIPSLERDLAQLALLEARTQLAELLANQAQARRTIAAVGADANALPELPRVLPPPLPTAIATASIEGLPTIRLARANSEIAQARITVAERERHADPVISISAGRVDSGPLRDNLIGVSLRIPLFVRNNYRAEVTAAYADVDQADASLRDQLLRAKAQASEAADTYNALHEAWAGWESSHAPRIAERAILLQRLWQAGELGTSDYLVQLTQSIDTELGATGLRARAWQAWADWLAASGGLNIWLHGNNNFPSPQE; this is translated from the coding sequence ATGTCATCACCTGTTCGCGCACGTCGTCGTGCGTGCTGGGCATTCGTATTTGCGAGCGCCTGTTTTACGGCTGCCGTTCTGGCGCAGTCGAACTCTTCGGCCGTGACTTCGTCGGACTCAGCAACGGCATTGATCGAAGCGCCGCCCGCGCTGTCGCACGCACTGCGCGAGGTATGGGCACGCAACCCCGCCGTGCAGGCGGCGCAGGCAAAAGTGGCGGCGCAATACGCGCGTGCTGATGCGGCGCAACAGCCGCTGTACAACCCCGAGATCGAAGTCTTGGCGCAACGTGCCGATGTCAATACGCGCAGTGTCGGGATCAGCCAGGCGATCGACTGGTCGGGCAAACGTCGCGCGCGTGCTGATGTCGGCGACGCCGAGTTGCGTGCCGCCGAAGCCGAACGCGATCAAGTGCTTCAGCAAATCGGTTTGCAGTGGCTGAGCGGATTTAGCGCGTATCAGGTCGCTGCTGCGCAGGTCGCACTCGGCAACGAACGCATCCGTTTGCTGCAGCAGTTTGCTGATCTCGCGCAGCGACGTTTTGCGGCCGGCGATATCCCTTCGCTGGAACGCGATCTGGCACAACTCGCGTTGCTTGAAGCGCGCACGCAGCTCGCCGAATTGTTGGCGAATCAGGCGCAGGCGCGACGAACAATCGCCGCCGTCGGCGCTGATGCCAATGCGCTGCCCGAGCTGCCGCGCGTTTTGCCACCGCCGCTGCCGACAGCCATCGCCACAGCGTCGATCGAGGGTTTGCCGACGATCCGCCTGGCACGTGCGAATAGCGAAATCGCGCAAGCACGCATCACCGTCGCCGAGCGCGAACGTCACGCCGATCCGGTGATCAGCATCAGCGCTGGTCGCGTCGATAGCGGCCCGCTACGCGACAACCTGATCGGTGTGTCGTTGCGCATTCCGCTGTTCGTGCGCAACAACTATCGCGCCGAAGTGACCGCCGCGTATGCCGATGTCGATCAAGCCGATGCCAGCCTGCGCGATCAGCTTCTGCGCGCGAAAGCGCAGGCGAGTGAGGCGGCCGATACCTACAACGCGTTGCATGAGGCGTGGGCCGGATGGGAAAGCAGTCATGCGCCGCGCATCGCCGAACGCGCGATTTTGCTGCAGCGCTTGTGGCAGGCGGGCGAACTCGGCACCTCGGATTATCTCGTGCAACTCACGCAGAGCATCGACACCGAACTCGGCGCAACCGGCCTGCGCGCACGCGCTTGGCAGGCATGGGCGGACTGGCTAGCCGCGAGCGGCGGACTCAACATTTGGCTGCATGGCAACAACAATTTTCCAAGCCCTCAGGAATGA
- a CDS encoding pre-peptidase C-terminal domain-containing protein, translated as MKHKLALAVLATGLTCGLSLSVGVSATEIASNGFNVASLGAGSIAARHVPAAVANGQAPLMAKLSGDQHVKLGLNLPLRNQADLDTLLEQLQDPQSPNFHQYLSGEEFTAKFGPTEEDYNQVVAWANANGLTVTETTPNRRLVSVEGSAQSINSAFHVTMNTYQHPTEDRTFFSADREPVASSLSVPLLKVSGLDNYVRPFTHLKSNPTRAAQILPHITGSGPSNQYLPSDMRAAYYGSGPLTGAGQSIAIFSYDGYKTADIAKFYTSTGMTSNVPVNNVLVGGYSGVCDDGTGSGTGTCSDGEQILDIVNAIGMAPGISQIQFYEGSSGVAVLNKMATDNTSKIISCSWGGGDFSRASDDPIFQQMAAQGQTFLNATGDDGAYNSSTWLPPSEDSYVLEVGGTDLLTNGAGGSWASETGWATSGGGFYSASGATIPSWQQTTGVITSTNKGSTTYRNDPDISAEADFDNPTVDNGSFLTGYGGTSFAAPRIAGFIALANQQSVANGTGPLGFVNAKLYTIGLGTSYSTTFHDVTSGNNKPSKGSGTGFNAVAGYDLVTGWGSPNGANLIAALVGGTTPTPNFTLSDAPGSASVTQGANATSTISVTDSGGFTGSVALTASGLPSGVTASFSPASTTSTSTLTLTASASATTGPATVTITGTSGSLSHTTSLALTVNAAGGGGGNVLVNNVAVTGLSGATGVLSADYTFTVPAGATAATVAISGGTGDADMYVQVGAAPTLTSYSCRPYVSGNAESCTLTAGNTYHIKLNAYAAYTGVSLVGKYTAGGGGGGGNVLSNNVAVTGLSGATGVLSADYTFTVPAGATAATVAISGGTGDADMYVQNGAAPTLSSYSCRPYVTGNAESCTLTAGNTYHIKLNAYAAYSGVTLLGKYTP; from the coding sequence ATGAAGCACAAGCTTGCACTCGCTGTATTGGCCACCGGTCTTACTTGCGGCCTGTCGTTATCCGTTGGCGTCAGCGCCACGGAAATCGCGTCGAACGGTTTTAACGTCGCCAGTCTCGGCGCTGGCAGCATCGCTGCGCGCCACGTGCCCGCTGCGGTTGCCAACGGCCAGGCGCCGTTGATGGCCAAACTGTCCGGCGATCAGCACGTCAAACTCGGTTTGAACCTGCCGCTGCGCAATCAGGCCGATCTGGATACCCTGCTGGAACAGCTGCAGGATCCGCAGAGTCCGAATTTCCATCAGTACCTGAGCGGCGAAGAATTCACCGCGAAATTCGGTCCGACCGAAGAAGACTATAACCAGGTCGTCGCCTGGGCCAACGCGAATGGCCTGACCGTCACCGAGACCACGCCGAACCGTCGCCTGGTGAGCGTCGAAGGCAGCGCGCAGAGCATCAATAGCGCGTTCCACGTCACCATGAACACGTACCAGCATCCGACCGAAGACCGCACCTTCTTCTCGGCAGATCGCGAACCGGTCGCCAGCAGCCTGAGTGTGCCGCTGCTGAAGGTTTCCGGTCTGGACAACTACGTTCGTCCGTTCACTCACCTGAAGAGCAACCCAACCCGGGCCGCGCAGATCCTGCCGCACATCACCGGTTCGGGTCCGAGCAACCAGTATCTGCCGAGCGACATGCGCGCGGCGTATTACGGTTCGGGTCCGCTCACCGGTGCCGGTCAAAGCATCGCGATCTTCTCGTATGACGGCTACAAAACCGCCGACATCGCCAAGTTCTATACATCCACCGGCATGACCTCGAACGTTCCGGTCAACAACGTACTCGTCGGCGGTTACAGCGGCGTTTGCGATGACGGCACCGGCAGCGGCACCGGCACCTGTAGTGACGGCGAGCAAATTCTCGATATCGTCAATGCCATCGGCATGGCGCCGGGCATCAGCCAGATCCAGTTCTACGAAGGTAGCAGCGGCGTGGCGGTGCTCAACAAGATGGCCACCGACAACACCAGCAAGATCATCAGCTGTTCGTGGGGCGGTGGCGATTTCTCGCGCGCCAGCGACGACCCGATCTTCCAGCAGATGGCAGCGCAGGGCCAGACCTTCCTCAACGCCACCGGCGATGATGGTGCATACAACAGCTCGACTTGGTTGCCACCTTCCGAAGATTCGTATGTCCTCGAAGTCGGCGGCACGGATTTGCTGACCAACGGCGCTGGCGGTTCATGGGCGTCGGAAACCGGCTGGGCGACCAGCGGCGGCGGTTTTTATTCCGCATCAGGTGCCACTATCCCGAGCTGGCAGCAGACCACTGGCGTGATCACCTCGACCAACAAGGGTTCGACCACGTACCGCAACGATCCGGATATTTCTGCCGAAGCCGATTTCGACAATCCGACCGTGGATAACGGCAGCTTTTTGACCGGTTACGGCGGCACCAGTTTCGCTGCTCCGCGTATCGCTGGTTTCATCGCGCTGGCGAATCAGCAGTCGGTTGCCAACGGCACCGGTCCGCTCGGTTTCGTCAATGCCAAGCTCTACACCATCGGTCTGGGCACGAGTTATTCAACGACCTTCCACGATGTTACCAGCGGCAATAACAAGCCATCCAAAGGCAGCGGCACCGGCTTCAATGCCGTCGCTGGTTATGACCTGGTCACTGGTTGGGGCAGCCCGAACGGTGCGAACCTGATCGCAGCTTTGGTCGGTGGCACCACGCCAACGCCGAACTTCACCTTGTCCGATGCCCCTGGCAGCGCCAGCGTGACCCAGGGCGCCAACGCCACGAGCACCATCAGCGTGACCGATTCCGGTGGCTTCACCGGTAGCGTCGCCTTGACCGCCTCGGGCCTGCCTTCTGGCGTGACCGCGTCGTTCAGCCCGGCCAGCACTACCAGCACCAGCACGCTGACCTTGACCGCCAGCGCCTCGGCGACCACGGGTCCGGCCACGGTCACCATCACCGGTACTTCCGGTTCGCTCTCGCACACGACCAGCCTCGCGCTGACCGTGAACGCGGCAGGCGGTGGCGGCGGTAATGTGTTGGTCAACAACGTCGCCGTGACCGGTTTGTCCGGTGCGACCGGTGTGCTCTCGGCCGATTACACCTTCACCGTTCCGGCTGGCGCCACTGCAGCCACCGTAGCCATTTCCGGTGGTACGGGTGATGCCGACATGTACGTGCAGGTCGGTGCAGCCCCCACGCTGACCAGCTACAGCTGCCGTCCGTATGTCTCGGGCAATGCGGAGAGCTGCACGCTGACCGCGGGCAATACCTACCACATCAAGCTTAATGCGTATGCCGCTTATACCGGTGTGAGCCTGGTCGGCAAGTACACTGCCGGTGGCGGTGGTGGTGGCGGTAATGTGCTGAGCAACAATGTCGCGGTGACCGGTTTGTCCGGTGCGACTGGCGTGCTCTCGGCCGATTACACCTTCACCGTTCCTGCTGGCGCCACTGCAGCCACTGTAGCCATTTCCGGTGGTACGGGTGATGCCGACATGTACGTGCAGAACGGTGCAGCGCCGACCCTGAGCAGCTACAGCTGCCGTCCGTATGTAACGGGCAATGCGGAGAGCTGCACGCTGACGGCGGGCAATACGTATCACATCAAGCTCAATGCGTATGCTGCCTATTCGGGTGTGACCCTGCTCGGCAAGTACACGCCGTAA